The genomic segment CAAATCAAAATCAAGCAAAATCAGATCAAAAGGCCTTTTGATCTGCCCCTTTATTAAAGCTAcagataaaacaaatacaaccgTCTATTTGAGATGCTGATTACAGATGACTGTTGGTGTCCCATACTTGACAGAGCTTCAACATAGTTACTTTGTCAAATTTCTCtttataaaaacaataacaaaaaactgcataaataaCTCTGAGTTCCAGCAGTCAGGATGTCCGCTGGACAGGTGGGTAGCTATTTGATTGACCTCTGTCATCAGAAGACTAACTATACTGCAAACTCATGGCAACCACCCTCTATCCTTTCTGGCTGCTGCAGTTCCTGATATTGACAGCATATATGGAAACAATAAAGTGCCCCACTTCTGGTCACATGCGGCCAACAGGTGGAGCCCACTATTCAGCAGATCTAGGCTTTTGCAAATTTACAGCCACATGTTTTAGGCTCTGTGGATGGTTATGTCTGGCTGGCTGTGTCTGTGGGAACTCTAGATAAAAGCTGCTGTATCAAATCAGGACTTGTTAGGCTATTATGTACATGACTGGCTTTCAAACTGGACTTTCATGTTTGCTGTACTAAGTGGAGAGTATGCCAGTAACACAAACATCAGCCAGACACAAATAATTTCATGGATTACTTTAAGGACTTACTGTCCTTGTGAGTGTGAACTGAGCACACAAATGTGTGTTCACACAGACAGCCATATgcatctgtgtttttattttccttggAGCACACAAACCCCCAAAGACAAAGCATGCACACAATTGCAGACTGAGACCCAGTATCAAAGAGTGGCAGCATCACATGGTGTTGCAATTTGTCTATGTTTAGTTGTGAGGCCGTAGCCAAATGAACACTGGAAACTGCATTCCTGTCTTAAAACCAAGGGCTTAATGTTGTCTGCAGCCATTATCCTAATCAGACCAATGGGGCCCTTCAGTCTCAAAGGCGACATGGCAAGTCTCCAGTATCTCTTTCAATAGCCACAGAAAACCTCAGAAAATCATCTATACTAACAAGACAGACTGTGGGCTGCTTTATAGTTGATTTAACTGAGGTGATGAGGAGGTATACACAAAACTCTGACCAAATGTCAGAAGAAAACAAGAACTGATCCTGCTtagaattttaaataatttactttTGTAAAAACAGactaaagatgaaaaatttATTCCAAACTGCTGAGGTGAAACATCAGAatgatgttgtttatgccaCTTTGGCACACATTAAAGTTCACACACATTATTATGAAGAATAGAAGAGCAGTGATCTGTCAACACAACACAAGCAGCACAGGCACGATTATCTTGAGACCACCCCCtcttatggtgtgtgtgtgtgtgtgtgtttttctatttaagtcTTATTGTGATAGAGAGAAGGGCCAAAAGGGAGCTGGAGATAAATGTTTCACTGTTCTTCTCTCCATCACTTCGTCTTTGTCCGCATCCACAACATCAGCAAAGAAAGGTAAGGGCATAGTCTTCCTGCTACACCAAATACTAGCCAGTGTGCTTTTCCCTGTCCTTTTTCACTTTGtaatgtatacatatatatatatatatatatttaataaccAATATATAAACTGCTGGTACAtaagaaaagataaaataacatttttcgTGTTTTCCAGATAATAATTTGGTCTATTTTAGAAAATAgcaaaaagtaataataataaaaaaagacatcTATCACAGGTTACCTGGACTGAAGGTGACAActcctttttgttttggtttagtTTGATCAGTAGTCTGAAATTCAAAGATTTAAAGTTCAATTACCTACAGGAAGAAAAGCAAACCATGATAGTTCTTTTTTTGTGCAagaatttaaaattgtttttcatGAACCATAAAAGTAACAAATATGTCAAACACTAAATAACCTGAGTAGTAGAaaatgtattgctctttttaaaAGGATTACAACAAAGCACTCCCAGTTGTTGATTTGCTGATCTGCTAACACTGTTCAGTAGCTCAATAGAAATCTGTAATCCGCAACTAGATTCAATTCACTCTCTTGAGCAGTAAAGGCCAAATTGCTTACTTCAAGACAATAAATTATGAAGGGTGTCTGCTTGTTTTGTCTAATGTGGCTATATAGCTAAATATCTGCATGGCtataaattaaaacaacaaagtaCTGTAACACGACATGTTACACCAttgatggagaaaaaaaaaaaaaaaaatcatgtgtgTCATATAACTTGGTGAACACCAGTTATGCAGTTTAAGTCTGGAATGTTCTAAGATTTATAGAGCCAGTCTATATTTGTGTCTTGATCCTACAAAGCAGTGAGAGTGAAAGTGGGAAATAAATGCTATCAGGAGTGGCTGCCATGTCGAGGGCCTGGCATGCTTTTCCATGTCTGCCATCACTTCCCTTTCAGTGTTATCAGCACTGAGAGGCAACTAGATGATTTTATCCAGGAGGCTCAATGAGCACAAAGTAACAATGTCTGATAAATTTACCCCAAAAAATATTGCAagataaaataaagttttgtcAATCAATTTCATGAATAACCGACCTCACTCGTGGTAAAGAATCTGGTATAACAGGCCTTGGGATATCTCTAATGTATACTTTCAGTCTTTTAACACTATGCCATTGACTCACCCATTGTGTCTTTAAGTGGTTCCCACTGTCAAGCACTTGAGAAACtaaaggttttatttttgtcttgcaGGGGGAACAGTCAAGATGCCTGAGAAAGCGTAAGTATGTTGAGtttctattattattttaattgccGAATGAGAGGATCAGTTACAAACAGTAAATAGAATTTAATCAGTAGAAACATAATataaacaggacaggagcagtCAAAAATTACGATAAATTTAATTTCCTGTCATCAATAATAAAGCACTAATGTTGGCCTTCTGTTTCTACCAACAGACCAGAGGTAAGACTGAACTAAATATCTTTACACTTACTAATGCTTCAAAGACAGCCACTTCAATCAGCATTACTGTAGACTAATAAAATTTCACACTATGATTAAAGAAACTGTGCTTTTTGCAGAGGAAATCTAAAATCTCAGCCTCTCGCAAGCTCATGCTGAAGGTGAGTTGTCTGCAGCATTTGGCACACAATAATATCTCACTCAGAAGGATCGATCAAATAATTAAATTTACTTGGTGTCTTGTGTTTCAGAGCTTGATGATAGCCAAAGCCAAGGAGGAACTGGAGCAGGAGATTGTAGAAAAAGACGAGCAAAAGGCAAAGTATCTGGATGAAAAAGCTCCTCCAATACAGACCAGTGGCCTCTCCTCAGCAGAGCTACGGGTACCATTTAACATTCATCATCCTTTTGCTGCCACCCACAGACTAAAGCTGCATGTGGTTATTGAAATTACACTGTCAAGAACTCAGTTATTTATCTCAGGACATTACGGGGAAATTATCTAACTTTGCAGACATTATGTGAGGAGCTGCATGCCAGAATAGATGTGGTGGACGAGGAGCGCTATGATATTGAAGCCAAGGTCTTGCATAACACCagagaggtaaaaaaaacaacaacaaaaaaacaacacaaaaaacacaaaaaacaaaaaacaacacaaaactgtAGCAaaactcaagaaaaaaaaaatctatattaaATGTATATATCAACATCAAATAGATACATTTATATCTGTATGTTACTGTATAATATCTTATTTTGGCTTAAAAAGGTAAGGGGTTTATGTCAAATTATTACCTCTAGATCAAAGACCTGAACATCAAGGTATTGGACTTGCGAGGGAAGTTCAAGAGACCTAACCTGAGAAGGGTGAGGGTCTCTGCTGATGCCATCCTGTGCTCCCTACTGGGCTCTAAACACAAGGTCTCTTTGGATCTGCGAGCTAACCTAAAATCCGTCAAAAAGGAGGACACTGAAAAGGTGAAGTCatgagaaagaaaagcaaaatatacAGACACAGCTACTGACAGGAGATGCTTTgggcaaaaaaagaaattgattTCATTTACTCCCCTTGTACACAAGACGTTTCCATATGTGCACATCAGGTCTTCGGCTGATGTTCTCGCTGAGTATGAGTGGCAAACTGTGAAAAAGATTAATAGACTTCTTTTAATGGAGAGGCTTTAAAGGTGTATAGATAAACTTTGTCAAGCATGTGAGAGAATTATTCACAAGCCTGTCTGTCCAATTATAGCGGGATAGGCTCCAGTAACCCACGCCTGccccaggaaaaaaagaatGGATGATTGATTATATGATTTTATGACTATGCAAAATATCCCAAGCTAAGCTAGAAacagtggttttttttttgggggggggggcgtcAATAAATCATATCTCTCATATGTATTCTGTGTGTGCTGCAGGAGAAGACAGTGGAGGTGAGTGACTGGAGGAAGAATGTGGAGGCCATGTCAGGCATGGAGGGCCGCAAGAAAATGTTTGATGCTGCAAAAGGCCAAAATCAGTAAAACAACTGGTGAAGAAACAGCTGGCTTTCATCTAATCACCATCACTGGCATACCAAAGATTTTTGAGCACAAAGCATGCTCGGTGACTTCACATATTCAAGTCATTCAAATACTCAGTATCTATTCtcaacactgaaataaacacaGCATCTCTATTCTCATAATCCCTGAGTCATCTTGTTCCAAAGAAGTGTTCAGTGATTTCTCTGttccttgtttatttatttgtgcatACACACGAAGACACAGAAGCATATCCTTTGTAACAAAAAAACCTAAATGAAACTTCAAAAGCACACAGATTCGGTTCTGTACAGCTGCACAGGCGGAACAAAATTACCTGCCAAGAGATAAACGTGCAGATAAACAGCACAGCAACTTACAAAATGCAAGCTAAGGTAGCATACAAAGCGCACATACTTACTTTAAGTTTGGTAAGTGAACCAGCAAAGAATAAACCCTGATAACTCAGTCTGCCATGAAGACTCCAGGACAGGAAACTCCAGTTTTAGCTCACTCGAGGatgagaaacagagaagaatCACAGAAgcaatggaaaaacaaaacgcATCTGTCCAACATGACTGGACTTTTTGTGGACGATGAAAACGCCGCACGAACCTGGAACTGGAGCTAAACACTGGGCTGGAGACCAGTAGTTTAAATAGACCGCTTCATTGCAGTCTGCGCATGCTCCGTatagccaaaaaaaacccaaaacaaaaccaaaccacCGCCGTTTATTGAGCAGTGAATTTTGCATATGTGCCTGCATAGATCAGTAAGCTGGACACCACGTTGTCATTTGCCGACACTAGCCAAGTGTGCTTGTAAGTTCTGGGACCACACCCATCTTTGAAAATATGTTTATCGACTCGATGTGAAATACAATATGACGAcgtggatgactgagaaccctCACAGACGAAATACCTTTTTCACGGTATTGCAAAATTCCGTTTAGTCATGGACAACTTCTAACTAAAATGCCTACCAAGCAAGTTTTCACAATTCAGAAGAATATAGTCTCCTTTCAATCTCACTTCTCTCAGAAAGAAGGAATATGTTTCCAAAATGAAAAGCAGAGAAAATTGTTTTCCCCTGCATGCATCAGGACACGAAGAAAAGGGGGGTTCATGTGGGTTGTAACCCGGAGGTAATAGGCCTACTTAAAACAGCTGAAGTTGTTGTTGACCCAGCCTGAGCACGGAACCTTCCACCTGTAACCTCTTAACCATCATTTTCATGTGAGCTGGTGCACTGAGTGGTGACGTGTGTGTCAGTCACTattctttctttatatttccGACATATAAAGAAACATAATATGCGGTAGTTTCTGCTGTTGGATTGGATCTAATAAGGGGGGCAGTTTTGGTATTTTGCTAAATTGCCCCTCATTAGTTACTGATGACCAAGGATGCTCAAAATAATTCCGACAGATTGCAAACTGGTTTTCTGGTCCATATCAGCAAATTTTGATTTTACCACACGGTGGCAGTATTTGCTTGTGACTTCACTTCAAACAACAAGAATAATTGTGGGTTCGGTCTTATGATGAATGCATCGATTAAACGTTCAGATGAAAAAGCTAACAATTAAGTGAAAGTTACAGTGATAACCGGTGGtacagtaagaaaaacaaaacgtgCTGGAGCTGAGAGTCCGTGTGTCGTGGAATTAAAGGGAATTTTATAAGTGGAATTACGAGGTAAGCCTAAAGGCTTATCTGTGTTGTTCTAGTAGTCGACTCAGGTGCCAGGAAGGCGGGGTTTTCAGCAATAAAATCAAGAAGAGAAGGTGTGACTTGGCGGCTTTTGATCCACTCCGCTAAACAAATATTTAGAAAGTAATATGACGtctaaaaaggaggaaaaaaaagtttaatttcgAAAACGAATAAAGCGTAACATGTCATATGAACATCTGTTTTACATACTATACCGAGGCGAATCTAGGTTCAAACCTATGGGGGCTCAGCTCTCAATCATAATGACGACAGCAGTGCCTTGCAATTAATATTAATGGAATATGCTGTTTGCATATGTAATTAACCCTTTTCACATTTCCAAATCTCAGTTCAGTTGGATACACATTACAATGTTGGATGAGCGATTGTAGTATCTAGGAAGGATTCAGAGTGAATAATCACAGATTTCAATCTAATCCACCagttttctctcattttagggTGGAGTCTTAGTTATTAAAGCCGAGGCGAAGGCTCTGTTTTTAAAGAAGTTATGGAACTATTTGTGGCAAAGCAAATAAGATGAGAAACATGCACAACATTATTTCAGTCTCTTAATCACATAGAGGCAGTCCACCAACTCATTAAGCACTCACTTAAAGTAGTATTATTCAGTACAGACacaaatcacccagtcactcCATAAACCTGTACACAAAGCAAAGAGGTAACAGATCGGTATGAATTCTGTAAAAATCTACCATTCATATCCTCCTCACTCAGATAGAAACTAGAAAATgaccacacacaaaaaaaggtaATCTTATAATAATTAGTATAAGAGCAATTGGGGTATCCACAATCAACAACAGTACAGCACACTGCTTAGTTATGTGAACTCATTATCAATGAATATAGGCTAACAGAAGCTACAGCTTCTTTTTACAGTGAATAAAAGGCATATACTGATCCATATCAGTTTATAGCaatatattcaaactgaatACAGTCTGCTGGACATAGACAGGTGACATAATTTCAAATTGCTGTCACTGGACCTGGAACTGTACTGTAAAAAAGACCCCTGAAGCCCAATTCGACCAGAATATTAATATAAATTTTTGACaaactataataataaaatatatcagCTCCTTGGCTCACAACTCGCAAAATACCAGCAGACTACTGGATCAGagaacaaataataataagcagaCACTTTATAAGTCACCGCATTGTCCCTGCATTATCAGAACAGTTTGAACTTTACCTGTATTCCagttaaagtgtgttttaaatctGCATCATTCATTTACTTTTGCTTCTTCTTTCTGCCACAGGAACGAAAGTCTTATTTAGTCTATTaatgacaaagcaacaacaacTCTGTGTGAGTGCACTATAACATCATGACATCAACAACACTGGACATAAAACTTGTTTTCAACCTGATGTAAACATACAAGTTTGGAAAATCTAACACTGAAAATAATTCCAGAAAATAATTCTAAAATATGCTATTATTAGTGCTATTAATATAGGTATTTTTAGGGGTGCTCTGATGAAATTTGGGGGTGCTTGAGAACCTATATACTATACCAATGTTAGACATTTCTCCACAGAACATATCTTTATTAACATGATATTGTTGTAACCTGTAGTTTGCATCATGTTTGTATTAcatgaaaagcagaaaaatagaTGCTTTTACTTTGTAAAAAGCAAACTTTCTAAAATATATAatgaatgataaaaaaaaaggtcaacatCCACCTTCGTGATTGTGAGCTTTAGTGCCGTTCTTTATGTGTatggcaaaatatttttttaaatcaaagaaaatcaaaatcattaaaaaaaatttgtattactgtattttaaattttcctAAAGTTTAggtataaatatttaaaacaatatACATatccccacactccctagcagatcattacatggagaaaccttttgaatacaagcgtgcCGATccacacctgtgtgcacacaggtgtgcacacaggtgtgcacatggattttcacagacacaagctacacctttcttggctgctacctcaaagcacattgtgcgctgtcgatcttgcgtactgcacaataatgtgta from the Oreochromis aureus strain Israel breed Guangdong linkage group 5, ZZ_aureus, whole genome shotgun sequence genome contains:
- the tnni1b gene encoding troponin I type 1b (skeletal, slow), whose translation is MPEKAPERKSKISASRKLMLKSLMIAKAKEELEQEIVEKDEQKAKYLDEKAPPIQTSGLSSAELRTLCEELHARIDVVDEERYDIEAKVLHNTREIKDLNIKVLDLRGKFKRPNLRRVRVSADAILCSLLGSKHKVSLDLRANLKSVKKEDTEKEKTVEVSDWRKNVEAMSGMEGRKKMFDAAKGQNQ